Proteins encoded within one genomic window of Desulfomonile tiedjei:
- a CDS encoding TRAP transporter large permease, translated as MSEVTLSVVVFLSALIVLFSGIPIWTGLTGISLVYIVIFSPRLLDTVPHVLYGSMDSFAMLSIPLFILLSAPLSVSRASKDLYEAMHRWVYRLPGGLGVSTMMAGGVFAALCGSSPATAAAIGGVGIPEMRRRGYSPSMACAMVAHAGTFGILIPPSITMILYGVATETSIGRCFIAGVIPGILLVVMSSLWIIFYFAVLARKKATPVKTAQSSAQSGPIEHFTLKEQLESLVKVSPLILIIVGIMVSLYGGWATPSEAAGVGAVIAIIVVMVVYKFYQVEGFVKMLTHALNDSTMILMIMAAATLFGFVCSDLYVTQSLAEMILQMPLGKWGIMLFVNLLLLLLGCFIPPAAIVLMTAPMLLPVIKGLGLDPVWFSVIMTVNLEVGLLTPPVGLNLYVVQGIAPDVPLAQVLWDLVPFLILDLILIVLLCAFPELALWLPAKMMG; from the coding sequence ATGAGTGAGGTAACTCTCAGCGTCGTCGTTTTCTTGAGCGCCCTGATCGTGCTCTTCTCCGGTATTCCTATTTGGACGGGCCTGACCGGCATTTCGCTGGTCTACATCGTGATCTTTTCACCCAGGCTCCTGGACACCGTGCCTCATGTCCTCTACGGCAGCATGGACAGCTTTGCCATGCTGTCCATACCGTTGTTCATCCTGCTGAGCGCTCCGCTGTCGGTCTCCCGGGCCAGCAAGGACCTCTATGAGGCCATGCATCGCTGGGTTTATCGGCTCCCAGGGGGTCTCGGGGTGAGCACCATGATGGCCGGCGGAGTATTTGCCGCCCTTTGCGGTTCCAGTCCGGCCACCGCGGCTGCCATCGGGGGCGTCGGAATTCCTGAGATGCGGCGCAGGGGCTATTCTCCCAGCATGGCCTGTGCCATGGTCGCTCACGCGGGGACCTTCGGTATTCTCATACCACCGAGCATTACGATGATCCTCTACGGAGTCGCCACTGAGACCTCCATAGGGAGGTGCTTCATCGCGGGGGTCATACCCGGGATCTTGCTGGTGGTGATGAGTTCGCTATGGATCATCTTCTACTTCGCAGTTCTTGCCCGCAAAAAAGCGACCCCTGTGAAGACTGCGCAGAGTTCCGCACAGAGCGGACCTATCGAACACTTCACCTTGAAGGAACAGCTGGAGAGCCTCGTGAAGGTGTCTCCCCTCATCCTGATCATTGTCGGGATCATGGTATCCCTTTACGGCGGATGGGCGACACCCAGCGAGGCCGCAGGGGTCGGTGCGGTAATTGCCATAATCGTGGTGATGGTGGTGTACAAGTTCTACCAGGTGGAGGGGTTTGTCAAAATGCTCACCCACGCCCTGAACGACAGCACCATGATACTGATGATAATGGCTGCGGCCACGCTGTTCGGTTTCGTTTGCTCGGATTTGTACGTGACGCAGTCCCTTGCGGAGATGATTCTGCAAATGCCCCTGGGCAAATGGGGAATCATGCTGTTCGTCAACTTGCTGTTGCTCCTCCTGGGGTGTTTCATTCCGCCGGCTGCCATCGTCTTGATGACCGCGCCTATGCTCCTGCCCGTGATCAAGGGGCTGGGGCTCGATCCGGTCTGGTTCTCGGTCATTATGACGGTCAACCTCGAAGTAGGTTTGCTGACGCCGCCGGTGGGCCTGAATCTCTACGTGGTCCAGGGCATCGCTCCTGACGTGCCCCTTGCGCAGGTGTTGTGGGATTTGGTGCCGTTTCTTATCCTCGACTTGATCTTGATCGTGTTGCTCTGTGCTTTCCCGGAGCTGGCTCTGTGGCTTCCCGCCAAGATGATGGGTTGA
- a CDS encoding TRAP transporter small permease produces the protein MESKDSGFWEKLEAVAKVLSKVTGLIGALCLLAAAVVTTEGVLVRKILGWSTTWQVELSVFLLMYACFVGAAYGQLGEHHLNIDLLIIYLSPRVRETLLAVTGVLSCIICVIIAWYAWPMWWEAVVRNDHSESLWGPPLWIPYIFLPLGVTLVFLQSLVQVRSRIVLLRAGTFDKQAARTELKDITITADAGPGKRGEHE, from the coding sequence ATGGAGTCTAAGGATTCAGGCTTTTGGGAAAAGCTCGAAGCCGTGGCAAAGGTGCTGAGCAAGGTCACCGGTCTGATAGGGGCGCTGTGCCTCCTGGCCGCGGCAGTGGTCACCACGGAGGGGGTGCTTGTTCGCAAAATCCTCGGCTGGTCAACGACATGGCAGGTGGAGCTTTCCGTCTTCCTGTTGATGTATGCGTGTTTCGTGGGCGCGGCTTACGGACAACTCGGTGAACACCACCTGAACATCGACCTGCTTATCATATATCTGTCGCCACGCGTTCGCGAGACGTTGCTTGCCGTTACCGGGGTTTTGAGCTGCATCATTTGCGTGATCATCGCATGGTATGCGTGGCCCATGTGGTGGGAAGCGGTGGTACGAAACGATCACAGTGAGTCTCTTTGGGGGCCTCCTCTCTGGATTCCGTACATTTTCCTTCCTCTCGGCGTTACGCTCGTCTTCCTCCAGTCCTTGGTCCAGGTTCGCAGCAGGATCGTCCTGCTTCGCGCTGGCACCTTTGACAAACAGGCGGCGCGAACCGAACTCAAGGACATAACGATTACCGCGGATGCGGGGCCCGGGAAGCGAGGTGAGCATGAGTGA
- the dctP gene encoding TRAP transporter substrate-binding protein DctP — protein MVFARENLRVVWLGIAAVALVMCCTPVAQCATTLKVSHQFADGDVRDQLVRVFAENVSKKLGKDINFRIYPASSLFKPKEQWDAMRQGSLDLSVFPLDYAAGKVPELSITLLPCSVTSMKEAMAWKDKPIGQKISQLLEANGVKILLWTWLDGGIGSTVRQVRLPEDAKGLQMRAAGKKFEFMLGKAGASITSMPSSEIYHALSTGVLDSCLTSTSSFVSYRLYEQLKFMNVPRDYAIWFMAEPLVISLKTWKSLKPAQQKALEEVAQDMERNWVIPNFAKDTESLITEFTKAGVQLHYMTKEEFDKWLDFARKTAWKNYEETVPKGKEFLDLAIQAMGKP, from the coding sequence ATGGTCTTCGCAAGAGAAAACCTCAGGGTAGTCTGGTTGGGGATTGCAGCCGTAGCTCTAGTGATGTGCTGCACCCCTGTTGCACAATGCGCCACCACGTTGAAGGTTTCTCACCAGTTTGCCGATGGTGACGTTCGCGATCAACTCGTCCGGGTCTTCGCTGAGAATGTGTCCAAAAAGCTGGGGAAGGACATCAACTTCCGAATTTATCCGGCCAGTTCCCTGTTCAAGCCGAAAGAACAGTGGGATGCCATGAGACAGGGGTCTCTGGATCTAAGCGTCTTTCCCCTGGATTATGCGGCCGGGAAGGTGCCGGAGCTTTCCATCACCCTTCTGCCGTGCTCAGTCACGAGCATGAAGGAGGCAATGGCATGGAAAGACAAGCCCATAGGGCAGAAAATCTCCCAACTGCTGGAAGCCAACGGAGTGAAAATCCTCCTATGGACGTGGCTGGACGGCGGTATCGGCAGCACTGTCAGGCAAGTGCGGCTCCCTGAGGATGCGAAAGGCCTTCAGATGCGAGCTGCCGGGAAGAAGTTCGAGTTCATGCTGGGGAAGGCCGGCGCATCCATCACGAGCATGCCTTCTTCCGAGATCTACCACGCCCTGTCCACGGGCGTGCTCGATTCTTGTCTCACCTCAACGTCTTCGTTCGTTTCCTACCGGCTGTACGAGCAGTTGAAGTTCATGAACGTGCCGCGGGACTATGCAATCTGGTTCATGGCGGAACCGCTGGTTATTTCACTCAAGACCTGGAAGAGCCTCAAGCCCGCGCAGCAGAAGGCCCTGGAGGAAGTGGCGCAGGACATGGAGCGGAATTGGGTCATTCCCAACTTTGCCAAAGACACGGAAAGCCTGATCACCGAGTTCACCAAGGCGGGAGTGCAGCTTCACTACATGACGAAAGAAGAGTTCGACAAGTGGCTGGACTTTGCCCGGAAGACCGCGTGGAAAAATTACGAGGAGACCGTTCCCAAAGGAAAGGAGTTCCTGGATCTCGCCATCCAGGCCATGGGGAAACCGTAG
- a CDS encoding GntR family transcriptional regulator — translation MIRTGLLKQGEKLVEKDLCLELGISRTPLREAYRLLSSEGLIDLVAHKGAYVARPSMREIRDMFEVMAILEGTCARLAAERMTDPDFKKVEKLHQRLEKHFEDEDHEKYLDVNHKYHTLIQEMTGNKAFNDVINTLRQKILLYRYRQLYQPDRFEASMNEHRELLNAFRRRDPVQAEELMRRHLMNQCEALRRVYENEFETTDKQVSLGGST, via the coding sequence ATGATCCGTACAGGCCTCCTCAAGCAGGGAGAGAAGCTCGTTGAGAAAGACCTGTGTCTGGAGCTGGGAATAAGCCGCACTCCACTGAGGGAGGCCTACCGCCTCCTCAGTTCCGAGGGACTCATTGATCTGGTCGCTCACAAAGGGGCTTACGTAGCACGGCCGTCGATGAGAGAAATCAGGGATATGTTCGAAGTCATGGCCATTCTGGAAGGCACGTGTGCCAGGCTGGCCGCGGAGAGGATGACCGACCCAGACTTCAAGAAGGTGGAGAAACTCCATCAGAGGCTGGAAAAACACTTCGAAGATGAAGATCACGAAAAATACCTGGACGTCAATCATAAGTACCATACCCTTATTCAGGAAATGACCGGCAATAAGGCCTTCAATGACGTCATCAACACCCTGAGGCAGAAGATCCTCCTCTACCGGTACCGGCAGCTTTATCAGCCTGATCGCTTCGAGGCCTCCATGAACGAGCATCGTGAGCTGCTGAATGCTTTTCGGAGGAGGGACCCGGTCCAGGCCGAGGAACTCATGAGGAGGCATCTCATGAACCAGTGCGAAGCGCTCAGGAGGGTGTATGAAAACGAATTTGAGACGACTGACAAGCAGGTTTCACTAGGAGGGTCAACTTGA